In Candidatus Rhabdochlamydia sp. T3358, the genomic stretch TCTTTGTCTGAATCTTTTTCTTCTTTCTTCTCTTCTACCTTTGGTTCTACTTGTTGCTCAAGAATTTCCTCGTGAGTAATAATCTCTTCTTTTTTTTCTATAAGAGCTTGTCCTAAATCTTTATCTTTATAACGGCTAAGCAGAGTTTCTGAGATAAGTATCGGAGGAGGAGGAATGAGCATAGGGGATGAAACCTTTTCTTCATCTGTTCCTTTTTGATCTTCCTTCGACTCACTTTCTTTTTCAGAACTATCTGTTCTGCGAGAGCGTTGTTCTTGTTGCTCATCAATATGACGACGGCGACGGCGACGGTGGCGGTCTCGACGCTTATCCGTACGCACTTCTTCTGTTGTAGACTCAACAGTTTCTAAGGCAGAGGATTCTTCTACTACAGATGCTACTTCTTTTTCAGGAGCTGGTGTTTCTTTAGCAGGAGCACGCGTATTTTCACGACCTCCTCCAATTTTAATAGAACGCTCATGGCTTACATTTTTCAATGCAATTCGCGCTTCGCGTACTTCTAAAATTTCATAATCTCCTGTGGGCACTAAAAATGCTTTAGGCTTTTCTAAAGAACGGAAAAAAAAAGCCCGACCAAAAGAGACAACTTCCACTGCATCAACGTAATATTCTTCTGCCTTTTCTCCTTTAGTATTACGCACGAGGAGTTTATACCCCTCTTCTCTAGGAGAAATAATTGTTTCAATCGTTGGTTCTCGAGTAAAATGCACGTATCTTATTCCACGGTTATTAGCTTAAGGTCTCTTTGGATACCATATATCGCAGCAAATCTACGACTCGATGTGAGTATCCCATTTCATTATCATACCAAGCAATTAATTTATAAAAATGAGAATTTAATTTTATTCCTGCATGCTTATCAAAAATACAAGAAGAGGGATGGCCAATAAAGTCAGAAGAAACAACGTCTTCATCACAATAAGTAACAATACCCTTCATAGGACCCCTAGCTTCTTTTTGAATAACAGCGCAGATTTCTTCATATGATGTAGCTTTGGTAAGCCTTACTGTAAGATCGACAACAGAAACATCAATTACAGGAACGCGCAATGCCATGCCTGTTAACTTACCTTTTACTTTAGGCAAACAAAGAGCTACTGCTTTTGCTGCACCTGTAGATGAAGGAATAATATTTATACTTGCAGCCCGTCCTCCTCGTCGATCTTTTCTAGAAGGGCCATCTACTGTGTGCTGTGTAGCTGTCATAGCATGTACAGTGGTCATTAGACCTTCTTCTATCCCAAAATGATCAAGTAGTATTTTGGTTAGAGGAGCTAAACAATTAGTTGTACAAGATGCATTAGAGACAATAAAATCTTTCTGGGGATCATAATTTTCTTCATTAACTCCCATTACAAAAGTAGGAAGTTCTCCTTTTGCAGGAGCAGAAATAATGACTCTTTTAGCACCAGCTTTTCTATGTTTATTTGCCGATTCTAAATCAGTAAAATGACCAGTTGATTCAATAACATAATCTACTTTCAAATCTTTCCAAGGAATGTTTTCAGGCTCTCTCTCAGAAAAAATGCTAATCTTTTTTTTGTTTACAGTTATGTGTTTGTCACTTGCTGTAACAGAGTGAGAAAATGTGTGGTGCACAGAATCATACTTTAACAAATAAGCTAGATCTTCGGGTGGGACAAGATCATTGATTGCAACAACATCGATATCTGGATATTTTTCATTGATAATCCTTAGTATAAGACGACCAATTCTTCCAAACCCATTAATACCAACTCGAATTGACATGTATTCCTCCTTATCGAGTCTTCGCTTTATATATCAAAACAGCCTCAAGATTAATACATAAGGTTGTATATCTACAAGGCTTAAAAAACCGTTTAAGATCCCTTAGAAAATATAGATGTATATATTTAGAAATTTGAAAAAATTCCTAAAAAAGCATCTATAGTAGATACTTTTTTAGATAATATAAATTTATTCGGAAAGGTACTCAATATAACAAAGAGAAGCTCCATCACCTACACGATATCCTTCTTTTAGAACTCGTGTAAATCCACCATTTCGGGTAGCAAATCTTTTTGCAAG encodes the following:
- the gap gene encoding type I glyceraldehyde-3-phosphate dehydrogenase, which encodes MSIRVGINGFGRIGRLILRIINEKYPDIDVVAINDLVPPEDLAYLLKYDSVHHTFSHSVTASDKHITVNKKKISIFSEREPENIPWKDLKVDYVIESTGHFTDLESANKHRKAGAKRVIISAPAKGELPTFVMGVNEENYDPQKDFIVSNASCTTNCLAPLTKILLDHFGIEEGLMTTVHAMTATQHTVDGPSRKDRRGGRAASINIIPSSTGAAKAVALCLPKVKGKLTGMALRVPVIDVSVVDLTVRLTKATSYEEICAVIQKEARGPMKGIVTYCDEDVVSSDFIGHPSSCIFDKHAGIKLNSHFYKLIAWYDNEMGYSHRVVDLLRYMVSKETLS